From Seriola aureovittata isolate HTS-2021-v1 ecotype China chromosome 20, ASM2101889v1, whole genome shotgun sequence, a single genomic window includes:
- the fam168b gene encoding myelin-associated neurite-outgrowth inhibitor isoform X2, translating to MNPVYSPAPTGVPFTNTKGIGYPAGFPVGYAAAAPAYTPSVYAGANPAFPSGYAPGTPFKMSCSPNTGTVPPYSSSPNPYPAAVYPVRSSYPQQNPYAQALIPSQQQGTYYTQPLYAAAPPHVIHHTTVVQPNGMPAAMYAPPIPPPRPNGVAMGMVAGTTMAMSAGTLLTTPSPAPVAPHQVTMPTYRPPGTPSYSYVPPQW from the exons TAGGGTACCCAG CTGGATTTCCTGTTGGCtatgcagcagctgctccagcatACACTCCCAGTGTCTACGCAGGAGCAAACCCAGCTTTCCCCAGTG GCTATGCTCCAGGCACTCCTTTCAAAATGTCCTGCTCTCCCAACACAGGGACTGTCCCACCATACTCCTCCTCACCCAACCCCTACCCTGCTGCTGTTTACCCTGTCAGGAGCTCCTACCCCCAACAGAACCCATACGCCCAG GCATTAATACCCTCACAACAACAAGGCACTTACTACACACAGCCGCTGTATGCTGCTGCACCGCCTCATGTTATTCATCACACAACCGTGGTCCAGCCGAATGGGATGCCTGCAGCCATGTATGCCCCACCAATCCCTCCGCCCCGCCCCAACGGTGTTGCCATGGGGATGGTGGCTGGCACCACCATGGCCATGTCCGCTG GAACTTTGTTGACGACTCCATCACCAGCGCCTGTTGCCCCCCACCAAGTCACGATGCCCACATATCGGCCTCCTGGCACACCCAGCTACAGCTATGTGCCCCCGCAGTGGTGA
- the fam168b gene encoding myelin-associated neurite-outgrowth inhibitor isoform X3 produces the protein MNPVYSPAPTGVPFTNTKGIGYPAAGFPVGYAAAAPAYTPSVYAGANPAFPSGTVPPYSSSPNPYPAAVYPVRSSYPQQNPYAQALIPSQQQGTYYTQPLYAAAPPHVIHHTTVVQPNGMPAAMYAPPIPPPRPNGVAMGMVAGTTMAMSAGTLLTTPSPAPVAPHQVTMPTYRPPGTPSYSYVPPQW, from the exons TAGGGTACCCAG CAGCTGGATTTCCTGTTGGCtatgcagcagctgctccagcatACACTCCCAGTGTCTACGCAGGAGCAAACCCAGCTTTCCCCAGTG GGACTGTCCCACCATACTCCTCCTCACCCAACCCCTACCCTGCTGCTGTTTACCCTGTCAGGAGCTCCTACCCCCAACAGAACCCATACGCCCAG GCATTAATACCCTCACAACAACAAGGCACTTACTACACACAGCCGCTGTATGCTGCTGCACCGCCTCATGTTATTCATCACACAACCGTGGTCCAGCCGAATGGGATGCCTGCAGCCATGTATGCCCCACCAATCCCTCCGCCCCGCCCCAACGGTGTTGCCATGGGGATGGTGGCTGGCACCACCATGGCCATGTCCGCTG GAACTTTGTTGACGACTCCATCACCAGCGCCTGTTGCCCCCCACCAAGTCACGATGCCCACATATCGGCCTCCTGGCACACCCAGCTACAGCTATGTGCCCCCGCAGTGGTGA
- the fam168b gene encoding myelin-associated neurite-outgrowth inhibitor isoform X1, whose protein sequence is MNPVYSPAPTGVPFTNTKGIGYPAAGFPVGYAAAAPAYTPSVYAGANPAFPSGYAPGTPFKMSCSPNTGTVPPYSSSPNPYPAAVYPVRSSYPQQNPYAQALIPSQQQGTYYTQPLYAAAPPHVIHHTTVVQPNGMPAAMYAPPIPPPRPNGVAMGMVAGTTMAMSAGTLLTTPSPAPVAPHQVTMPTYRPPGTPSYSYVPPQW, encoded by the exons TAGGGTACCCAG CAGCTGGATTTCCTGTTGGCtatgcagcagctgctccagcatACACTCCCAGTGTCTACGCAGGAGCAAACCCAGCTTTCCCCAGTG GCTATGCTCCAGGCACTCCTTTCAAAATGTCCTGCTCTCCCAACACAGGGACTGTCCCACCATACTCCTCCTCACCCAACCCCTACCCTGCTGCTGTTTACCCTGTCAGGAGCTCCTACCCCCAACAGAACCCATACGCCCAG GCATTAATACCCTCACAACAACAAGGCACTTACTACACACAGCCGCTGTATGCTGCTGCACCGCCTCATGTTATTCATCACACAACCGTGGTCCAGCCGAATGGGATGCCTGCAGCCATGTATGCCCCACCAATCCCTCCGCCCCGCCCCAACGGTGTTGCCATGGGGATGGTGGCTGGCACCACCATGGCCATGTCCGCTG GAACTTTGTTGACGACTCCATCACCAGCGCCTGTTGCCCCCCACCAAGTCACGATGCCCACATATCGGCCTCCTGGCACACCCAGCTACAGCTATGTGCCCCCGCAGTGGTGA
- the fam168b gene encoding myelin-associated neurite-outgrowth inhibitor isoform X4, with product MNPVYSPAPTGVPFTNTKGIGYPAGFPVGYAAAAPAYTPSVYAGANPAFPSGTVPPYSSSPNPYPAAVYPVRSSYPQQNPYAQALIPSQQQGTYYTQPLYAAAPPHVIHHTTVVQPNGMPAAMYAPPIPPPRPNGVAMGMVAGTTMAMSAGTLLTTPSPAPVAPHQVTMPTYRPPGTPSYSYVPPQW from the exons TAGGGTACCCAG CTGGATTTCCTGTTGGCtatgcagcagctgctccagcatACACTCCCAGTGTCTACGCAGGAGCAAACCCAGCTTTCCCCAGTG GGACTGTCCCACCATACTCCTCCTCACCCAACCCCTACCCTGCTGCTGTTTACCCTGTCAGGAGCTCCTACCCCCAACAGAACCCATACGCCCAG GCATTAATACCCTCACAACAACAAGGCACTTACTACACACAGCCGCTGTATGCTGCTGCACCGCCTCATGTTATTCATCACACAACCGTGGTCCAGCCGAATGGGATGCCTGCAGCCATGTATGCCCCACCAATCCCTCCGCCCCGCCCCAACGGTGTTGCCATGGGGATGGTGGCTGGCACCACCATGGCCATGTCCGCTG GAACTTTGTTGACGACTCCATCACCAGCGCCTGTTGCCCCCCACCAAGTCACGATGCCCACATATCGGCCTCCTGGCACACCCAGCTACAGCTATGTGCCCCCGCAGTGGTGA